Proteins from a single region of Corynebacterium pseudogenitalium:
- the metK gene encoding methionine adenosyltransferase, producing the protein MSTRDTGTYYRLFTSESVTEGHPDKICDAISDAILDDMLKQDPSSRVAVETLVTTGQVHVVGEVQTEAYSNIAKIVRDKLVGIGFSSSEVGFDGRTCGVNIAIGDQSAEISDGVSFSQESRENDTIEALNQTGAGDQGLMFGYATNETEEYMPLPIALAHRLARRLTEVRKMGTVVGLRPDGKTQVTFAYDGDTPVALDTVVISTQHDPDFVGEELENALRTHVLEWVIADAGLEEFYTDDTKLLINPSGSFVLGGPMGDAGLTGRKIIVDTYGGMARHGGGAFSGKDPSKVDRSAAYATRWVAKNICAAGLADRVEVQVAYAIGRATPVGLYVETFGTAAEGQTNESIQQAVEKVFDLRPAAIIKELDLLRPIYAQTAAYGHFGRTDVDLPWERLDKVDDLRAAAGV; encoded by the coding sequence TTGTCTACACGTGATACTGGTACGTACTACCGTTTATTCACCAGTGAATCGGTGACTGAAGGTCACCCCGATAAAATCTGCGACGCAATTTCGGACGCGATTTTGGACGACATGCTCAAGCAGGATCCGTCCTCGCGTGTCGCTGTAGAAACCTTAGTGACGACCGGTCAGGTGCACGTGGTGGGTGAGGTACAAACCGAGGCTTACTCAAACATCGCCAAGATTGTCCGCGACAAGTTGGTCGGAATCGGGTTTTCTTCGTCGGAGGTGGGCTTTGATGGCCGTACGTGTGGAGTGAACATCGCCATCGGCGATCAGTCTGCTGAAATTTCGGACGGCGTTAGTTTTTCTCAGGAGTCGCGCGAGAACGACACCATCGAAGCGCTCAACCAGACAGGTGCTGGTGATCAGGGGCTGATGTTTGGTTACGCTACGAATGAAACCGAAGAGTACATGCCGCTACCAATTGCGCTTGCGCACCGACTTGCGCGACGCTTGACCGAGGTGAGAAAGATGGGCACCGTCGTGGGCTTGCGCCCGGACGGTAAGACTCAGGTGACGTTCGCTTACGACGGCGACACCCCAGTGGCACTGGATACCGTGGTTATTTCCACGCAACACGACCCGGACTTCGTCGGAGAGGAACTCGAGAACGCGCTCCGTACCCATGTGCTCGAGTGGGTAATCGCTGACGCTGGGTTAGAGGAGTTCTACACGGATGACACCAAGCTGCTGATTAATCCCTCGGGTTCGTTTGTGCTTGGGGGCCCGATGGGAGACGCCGGGTTGACTGGGCGAAAGATCATCGTAGACACATATGGTGGCATGGCACGGCACGGCGGTGGTGCGTTTTCCGGCAAGGATCCATCAAAGGTTGACCGCTCTGCTGCGTACGCAACTCGTTGGGTTGCCAAGAATATTTGTGCAGCTGGTTTAGCAGACCGCGTCGAGGTGCAGGTAGCGTACGCGATTGGGCGAGCAACCCCGGTTGGCCTCTACGTTGAGACGTTTGGCACCGCAGCTGAAGGACAGACGAACGAGTCAATTCAGCAGGCTGTGGAGAAGGTCTTTGACCTTCGTCCGGCTGCAATCATCAAAGAACTTGACTTGCTTCGCCCAATTTATGCCCAAACGGCTGCGTACGGTCACTTTGGACGCACGGATGTCGACTTGCCGTGGGAGCGTTTGGACAAGGTAGATGACCTGCGCGCTGCAGCAGGGGTATAA
- a CDS encoding bifunctional 3,4-dihydroxy-2-butanone-4-phosphate synthase/GTP cyclohydrolase II, with amino-acid sequence MNAPQDSVGRNSQLDTVEDAVAAIARGEAVVVVDNEDRENEGDLIFAAEFATPELVAFMVRYTSGYICVPLEDERADELQLPPMVAHNEDARGTAYTVTVDAATGSTGISATSRAETIRRLVDTKYGPHDFTRPGHIVPLRARKGGVLTRDGHTEASIDLARLAGLTPCGVLCEIVSEEDPTDMARFDELRKFSDRHGLKMISIEQLIAYRRRHEMSVERTVETTLPTEFGTFSAYGYRNRIDGSEHIALVVGDVANCDDVLVRVHSECLTGDAFASKRCDCGPQLHESMRRIQEKGCGVLVYVRGHEGRGIGLLAKLEAYRLQDQGLDTVDANLEQGLPVDAREYSVAGQILKDLGIISFTLLSNNPEKVEALSGFGPIVKERARIEIVPTHENIRYLQTKQLRMGHDLPLAASWTEQEDD; translated from the coding sequence ATGAATGCTCCTCAGGACTCCGTTGGACGTAATTCGCAGCTAGACACCGTCGAAGATGCAGTAGCAGCTATTGCTCGCGGTGAAGCAGTCGTTGTTGTTGACAACGAGGATAGGGAGAACGAGGGGGACCTCATCTTCGCCGCCGAGTTCGCAACCCCAGAGCTCGTAGCGTTTATGGTGCGATACACCTCCGGATACATTTGCGTCCCGCTCGAGGACGAGCGCGCAGATGAACTGCAGTTGCCACCGATGGTGGCGCACAACGAAGATGCACGAGGTACCGCCTATACGGTCACTGTCGATGCAGCGACAGGATCGACAGGTATTTCCGCAACATCGAGAGCTGAGACTATTCGACGCCTCGTCGATACGAAGTACGGGCCGCACGACTTCACTCGTCCGGGCCATATCGTGCCTCTGCGCGCACGCAAGGGAGGGGTGCTCACGCGGGATGGACATACCGAGGCCTCAATCGATCTCGCGCGCTTGGCAGGACTTACTCCGTGCGGTGTGCTCTGCGAAATTGTGTCCGAGGAGGATCCGACGGATATGGCGCGGTTTGATGAACTGCGCAAGTTCAGCGACCGGCACGGTCTCAAGATGATCTCCATCGAGCAGCTTATTGCGTATCGACGTCGCCACGAGATGTCAGTCGAACGCACGGTAGAAACCACACTTCCAACAGAGTTCGGGACGTTTTCCGCGTACGGCTATCGGAATCGCATTGATGGTTCCGAGCACATAGCGTTGGTGGTTGGGGACGTCGCGAACTGTGACGATGTACTTGTGCGGGTTCACTCCGAGTGCTTAACGGGGGATGCCTTTGCGTCAAAGCGGTGTGACTGTGGTCCGCAGCTCCATGAGTCCATGCGCCGGATTCAGGAAAAGGGTTGTGGTGTGCTCGTGTATGTTCGCGGGCACGAGGGGCGCGGTATCGGACTCCTCGCCAAGCTCGAGGCCTATCGCCTGCAAGACCAGGGCCTTGACACCGTTGATGCCAACCTTGAGCAGGGGCTGCCCGTCGATGCCCGAGAGTATTCGGTTGCCGGACAGATTTTGAAAGACCTTGGTATCATTTCGTTTACACTGTTATCCAATAATCCGGAAAAGGTGGAAGCGCTCAGCGGCTTCGGTCCGATCGTGAAAGAGCGGGCTCGAATCGAAATTGTGCCTACTCACGAGAACATCCGGTATTTACAAACCAAGCAGTTGCGCATGGGGCATGATCTCCCGTTGGCTGCTTCGTGGACTGAGCAGGAGGACGATTAG
- a CDS encoding riboflavin synthase produces the protein MFTGLVEEVGSVASIEPLDDAVRIRIGAETVLAGVELGDSIAVDGVCLTVVEATENSFTADVMLETLRRSRIGEYKEATLVNLERALAVGDRLGGHIVQGHVDAVATLQHRSPGEHWDVLRFSLPEKVRKYVVEKGSITISGISLTVSAVGDGWFEVSLIPATLQATTAGSWKSGDSVNIEVDIIAKYVENMVRH, from the coding sequence GTGTTTACAGGACTGGTTGAGGAAGTTGGTTCGGTGGCGTCAATCGAGCCACTCGACGACGCAGTTCGGATCCGTATCGGCGCAGAGACCGTACTTGCAGGAGTGGAACTTGGAGACTCGATTGCTGTCGACGGGGTGTGTCTCACAGTAGTTGAGGCCACAGAAAATTCTTTTACTGCAGACGTCATGCTTGAAACTTTGCGTCGTTCCCGTATCGGTGAATACAAGGAAGCAACCCTGGTCAATCTTGAGCGCGCACTAGCAGTGGGAGACCGACTTGGTGGTCACATTGTGCAGGGGCACGTCGATGCAGTGGCGACACTTCAACATCGCTCGCCTGGTGAGCACTGGGACGTACTGCGGTTTTCGCTCCCTGAAAAAGTACGAAAGTACGTGGTGGAAAAGGGCTCTATCACGATCAGCGGGATCTCGTTGACCGTCTCTGCAGTAGGAGATGGTTGGTTTGAAGTCTCGCTCATCCCTGCGACCCTACAGGCGACGACCGCAGGTTCATGGAAATCAGGCGATTCGGTCAACATCGAAGTCGATATCATTGCCAAATACGTTGAGAACATGGTGAGGCACTAA
- the fmt gene encoding methionyl-tRNA formyltransferase, which yields MRIVFAGTPEPAVVALEALLHSEHEVVAVLTRPDAPKGRGRTLHPSPVKKVALEHGIEVLEPKTLRGNAEIVERLRAIAPDAIPVVAYGNLVPPELLDLPQHGWVNLHFSLLPELRGAAPVQAAILSGLTTTGATTFRIDEGLDTGPVLATFEEAILPTDTADDLLTRLAYKGADLLVATMDGLASGSIVPEPQPMDGTYAPKIQSKDARIQWDCDAEVVDRTIRAYTPGPGAWTMLGEQRVKIGPVSIGDSDTLGAGEVAVEKNRVRVGTGTVDVILQEIQPPGKKRMAADAWGRGLATETIEAGVKFV from the coding sequence ATGCGTATTGTGTTTGCTGGGACGCCAGAACCTGCAGTCGTGGCGCTGGAGGCGTTGCTTCATTCAGAGCATGAAGTAGTTGCGGTGCTCACGCGCCCTGACGCGCCGAAGGGGAGGGGGCGGACGCTTCACCCGTCGCCCGTTAAGAAAGTTGCGCTTGAGCATGGCATTGAAGTACTTGAGCCGAAGACATTGCGTGGTAATGCAGAAATCGTCGAACGTCTACGTGCGATTGCTCCAGATGCGATTCCCGTCGTAGCGTACGGCAACCTTGTTCCGCCTGAGCTGCTCGACTTGCCTCAGCACGGGTGGGTGAACCTCCACTTCTCGCTTTTGCCTGAGCTCCGGGGAGCGGCTCCAGTCCAGGCTGCAATCTTGTCGGGATTGACGACGACCGGTGCCACGACATTCCGCATCGATGAGGGACTCGATACAGGTCCAGTTCTGGCTACGTTTGAGGAAGCGATTTTGCCTACCGATACCGCGGACGATCTCTTGACCAGGCTTGCGTACAAGGGTGCTGACTTGCTTGTTGCCACGATGGATGGTCTCGCCAGTGGCAGCATAGTACCGGAACCCCAGCCCATGGATGGCACGTATGCCCCGAAAATTCAGAGCAAGGATGCTCGGATTCAGTGGGATTGTGACGCCGAAGTAGTTGATCGTACGATCCGCGCATACACGCCAGGACCTGGTGCGTGGACAATGCTCGGTGAGCAGCGTGTCAAAATCGGGCCGGTGTCGATTGGTGACTCGGATACGCTTGGCGCGGGCGAAGTGGCCGTCGAAAAGAATCGGGTGCGAGTTGGGACTGGGACAGTCGATGTGATCTTGCAAGAGATACAACCGCCTGGGAAGAAGCGTATGGCTGCAGATGCGTGGGGGCGCGGGCTCGCAACCGAGACTATTGAGGCAGGGGTGAAGTTTGTATGA
- the ribD gene encoding bifunctional diaminohydroxyphosphoribosylaminopyrimidine deaminase/5-amino-6-(5-phosphoribosylamino)uracil reductase RibD, producing the protein MEAAIAAGDAVRGTTSPNPPVGCALYSPDGVLVATGATAPVGGPHAEVQALRKAGARAEGATAVVTLEPCNHTGRTGPCTEALISAGVAKVVYLTADPNPLATGGAQRLEAAGIDVRFEPYRVEALQPWISSIRHNRVSVTAKFAMTLDGFTAAIDGSSKWITGPEARQFVHRDRAQRDAIIVGTGTAITDNPSLTARRPDGSLYPHQPRRVVIGTREVPEGNLRELGFLQYPTPEAACAELWELGCRDVLVEGGANLLSSFFTRGVVDRVQAYIAPKLLGQGRSVLDAALARTIGDAFEFKICDVHQLGEDVLIEMETA; encoded by the coding sequence ATCGAAGCAGCTATCGCAGCAGGGGATGCAGTCCGCGGGACTACGAGTCCCAATCCACCAGTTGGATGTGCGTTGTATAGCCCAGACGGAGTTCTAGTCGCTACCGGTGCGACGGCCCCCGTCGGCGGGCCACATGCGGAGGTTCAAGCACTTCGTAAGGCAGGAGCTCGTGCAGAAGGCGCTACAGCCGTTGTCACGTTGGAGCCGTGTAACCACACTGGACGAACTGGCCCGTGCACAGAGGCACTGATTTCTGCGGGTGTTGCCAAGGTTGTGTATCTCACGGCTGACCCGAATCCTCTCGCTACAGGCGGTGCTCAGCGGCTTGAAGCCGCGGGTATCGACGTCCGCTTCGAGCCTTACCGCGTTGAAGCCCTTCAGCCTTGGATTTCCTCCATACGCCACAATCGGGTCAGCGTGACCGCGAAGTTTGCGATGACGTTGGATGGGTTCACCGCAGCGATTGACGGCTCCAGCAAGTGGATTACCGGACCTGAGGCGCGCCAGTTCGTGCACCGTGACCGCGCTCAACGCGACGCCATCATCGTTGGGACCGGAACCGCGATCACTGACAATCCTTCGCTCACCGCGCGTAGACCGGATGGAAGCCTGTATCCGCACCAGCCTCGCCGCGTTGTAATCGGCACGAGAGAAGTGCCCGAAGGAAACTTACGCGAGCTAGGCTTTTTGCAGTATCCGACCCCTGAGGCAGCATGCGCAGAACTTTGGGAACTTGGCTGCCGTGACGTACTTGTTGAGGGTGGAGCGAATCTCCTCAGCAGCTTCTTTACCCGCGGTGTTGTCGACCGGGTGCAAGCATATATTGCGCCAAAACTGCTAGGCCAAGGTCGCTCGGTGCTGGACGCTGCACTGGCGCGTACGATAGGCGACGCATTCGAATTTAAGATCTGCGACGTGCACCAACTTGGCGAGGACGTATTGATAGAAATGGAGACTGCATAG
- the def gene encoding peptide deformylase has protein sequence MTVRRLRLLGDPVLNEVAQEVTEFGARIRTLVNDMFDTMDNAGGVGLAANQIGHSQRVFVFDCQGLRGHIVNPSWSPLSGDSQLGTEGCLSIPGVRADVERYRSVVCNGVDAEGHPLSILGTGLLARCIQHETDHLDGVVFLERLSAEEKKQAMSQVRTSTWWKER, from the coding sequence ATGACAGTTCGCAGGCTTCGATTGCTCGGGGATCCTGTGCTCAATGAAGTAGCTCAAGAGGTTACTGAGTTTGGCGCTCGGATTCGCACGCTGGTCAATGACATGTTCGACACAATGGATAACGCAGGTGGTGTTGGCTTGGCTGCAAATCAGATTGGCCACAGCCAGAGGGTGTTCGTCTTCGATTGCCAGGGGCTTCGGGGACACATTGTGAACCCGTCGTGGTCGCCGCTTTCTGGGGATAGTCAGCTGGGTACTGAAGGGTGTCTGTCCATTCCCGGTGTTAGGGCCGATGTGGAGCGATATCGCTCCGTAGTCTGCAACGGTGTCGACGCAGAGGGACATCCGTTGTCGATTCTGGGAACAGGACTCCTCGCGCGGTGCATTCAGCACGAGACTGACCACCTTGACGGCGTTGTGTTCTTGGAGCGTCTGTCTGCGGAAGAAAAGAAACAAGCTATGTCACAAGTTCGAACATCAACGTGGTGGAAGGAACGGTAA
- a CDS encoding primosomal protein N': MSKQPATFLPVAKVLPQLGLAHLDRTFDYYVAEEQSEDAQPGTRVRVRFAGRLVDGLILGRTEAPEHVGNLRFLERVISSEVVAPIQLRQLVDALAERYAGVRSDIYRSAIPPRHKKAEETDTSTPWAELGAATEPDLSGWSTYQYGESFVDAVLARKLVRAAWQVAPGAPWAGPVAALAAKVALDGGGALIVVPDQRDVDSLEAQLKKVVGPRQISTLTSAQGPQARYSRYLSALHGQARIVVGTRSAAFAPVQDLRLLVLMDDGNDNLVDPREPYVHAREVLTTRSALEHVPLIIGGVARTAETQMLVESGWMHGLEASKGTIRERMPRIYAAGDSDIALERDPRARQARLPSAAFQAAKRALERNRPVLFQVPRAGYIRALACGGCRTPSRCRACNGPLELPQSGDASAPTCRWCGRIDPSYSCVACGSRKLRAVVLGTDRTAEELGRAFPHVRVRNSSGEKVLAEVEPQAQLVVATPGAEPVVEGGYGAAVLMDAWALLQRPDLRAAEETYSRWIAAAALVEPHERGGEVVVTADPGIAVVQFFLRWDPSGYAALELGHRREVSFPPAAHVAVVDAPRVALEDFFAHTTLPLAAELLGPVDLPSGVSLPGTWDEQQFGPAQRMLVRCAVQERNELGRALRAGVISRATRKQDLPLRVQVDPLHIG, encoded by the coding sequence ATGTCGAAGCAGCCCGCAACCTTCCTTCCTGTCGCCAAGGTGCTACCCCAGCTTGGGTTGGCACATCTAGACCGCACCTTTGACTACTACGTAGCTGAGGAGCAGTCAGAAGATGCGCAGCCGGGAACGCGGGTGCGGGTGCGGTTCGCTGGTCGACTTGTTGATGGGTTGATTCTTGGCCGGACGGAGGCCCCTGAGCATGTAGGTAACTTGCGGTTCCTCGAGCGCGTGATTTCATCGGAGGTCGTCGCTCCAATCCAGTTACGCCAGCTTGTCGACGCACTCGCTGAGCGCTATGCCGGCGTCAGGTCTGATATCTATCGCTCAGCGATCCCTCCTCGGCATAAGAAAGCTGAAGAGACAGACACTTCTACACCTTGGGCGGAGCTTGGTGCGGCCACCGAGCCAGATCTTTCGGGATGGAGTACATATCAATACGGTGAATCATTCGTCGATGCTGTGCTTGCCAGAAAGCTAGTGCGAGCAGCGTGGCAGGTTGCACCAGGTGCTCCGTGGGCAGGTCCTGTTGCTGCTTTGGCTGCAAAAGTCGCGCTTGACGGTGGCGGAGCACTCATCGTCGTACCGGACCAGCGAGATGTAGATAGCCTCGAAGCACAGTTGAAGAAGGTGGTCGGGCCTCGGCAGATAAGCACGCTCACTTCTGCACAGGGTCCGCAGGCAAGGTATTCACGATATCTTTCGGCATTGCATGGGCAGGCCCGAATCGTGGTGGGGACTCGCTCTGCCGCGTTTGCGCCGGTACAGGATCTTCGACTGCTTGTGCTCATGGATGACGGCAACGACAATCTTGTTGATCCGCGTGAGCCGTATGTGCATGCTCGCGAGGTCTTGACGACGCGCTCCGCGCTTGAGCACGTCCCTTTAATCATCGGTGGTGTCGCAAGAACTGCAGAAACCCAAATGCTGGTCGAATCGGGTTGGATGCATGGGTTGGAGGCGTCGAAAGGCACGATTCGAGAGCGGATGCCGCGGATCTATGCAGCGGGGGATTCCGACATCGCACTAGAACGTGACCCACGTGCAAGGCAAGCAAGGCTTCCTTCTGCGGCGTTCCAAGCAGCAAAGCGGGCTCTTGAGCGTAATCGCCCGGTGCTGTTTCAGGTGCCTCGTGCTGGATACATTCGTGCGCTGGCTTGCGGTGGTTGCCGCACTCCGTCGCGGTGTCGTGCGTGCAATGGACCGCTCGAGTTGCCACAAAGTGGGGATGCCTCCGCACCAACCTGCCGGTGGTGTGGCCGCATAGATCCGTCTTATAGTTGTGTTGCATGTGGTTCGCGAAAGCTGCGCGCAGTGGTATTGGGCACAGACCGGACGGCAGAGGAGCTTGGCCGAGCATTTCCTCATGTTCGTGTGCGGAACTCCTCGGGCGAGAAGGTACTCGCTGAGGTTGAGCCTCAGGCACAGCTTGTTGTAGCCACGCCCGGCGCGGAACCCGTAGTGGAAGGCGGGTACGGAGCAGCGGTGCTGATGGATGCGTGGGCGCTGCTGCAACGTCCAGACTTGCGAGCAGCTGAAGAGACATATTCGAGATGGATAGCGGCTGCAGCGCTGGTTGAGCCCCATGAACGCGGCGGGGAGGTCGTCGTGACCGCTGATCCGGGAATTGCGGTTGTGCAGTTCTTCCTGCGCTGGGATCCGTCCGGCTATGCGGCGCTTGAGCTTGGACATCGAAGAGAGGTTTCGTTTCCGCCAGCTGCTCACGTAGCAGTGGTGGACGCACCACGTGTCGCTTTGGAAGATTTTTTCGCACATACGACGCTTCCTTTAGCTGCTGAGTTATTGGGGCCTGTCGACTTACCGAGCGGGGTCTCATTACCTGGCACTTGGGACGAGCAGCAGTTCGGCCCTGCGCAGCGCATGCTGGTGAGGTGCGCAGTGCAAGAACGGAATGAGCTAGGTCGTGCTTTACGGGCTGGAGTGATCAGTAGAGCGACGCGCAAGCAGGATTTACCGCTGCGGGTGCAGGTTGACCCTCTGCATATTGGATAG
- a CDS encoding RsmB/NOP family class I SAM-dependent RNA methyltransferase yields MSGGFRSRSAGRRKPAAVSKKTAKVAQKRTNQQAPKVDIGDPAREAAWSTLMRVDIDGAFANLVLPGILREHKVRGKDAAFATELTYGALRSLGVIDAVLQECSSRAIADLDAEVRAALRLGAYQLLYTRVGQHAAVDTSVRLVIGAGKQGAKGFVNAVLRTMSRQPSKHWIDTCKPNEPLERIAFEHAHPVWIARSFATALGVEADDPELAEALEADSERPIVHLVARPGEISAEELALITGGDIGKYSPYAVYLPEGNPGELQPVRDGFAAVQDEGSQLIARALVQATVADDQGRWLDLCAGPGGKAAFIGSLAAIDGARVDAVEVAPHRAELVQKATKGLPVSVRTGDATTIELESGYDRVLVDAPCSGLGSLRRRPEARWTKHESDIASLTQLQLKLLNTAITATKPGGVIVYSTCSPDIRETRGIVDAVLATGEVEECDAQQLVAPMENVGPHRSVQMWPHRHGTDAMFFAVLRKKTLG; encoded by the coding sequence ATGAGCGGAGGGTTCCGATCCCGGTCTGCGGGGCGTCGTAAGCCTGCCGCGGTAAGCAAGAAGACGGCGAAGGTTGCGCAAAAGCGAACCAACCAGCAAGCGCCAAAGGTTGATATTGGTGACCCTGCTCGTGAGGCAGCGTGGTCGACGCTGATGCGCGTCGACATAGACGGGGCGTTCGCGAACTTGGTCTTGCCAGGAATACTCCGTGAACACAAGGTGCGCGGCAAGGATGCTGCATTTGCCACGGAGCTGACGTATGGAGCACTGCGATCGCTCGGAGTGATTGATGCAGTTCTTCAGGAGTGCTCGAGCCGCGCTATTGCTGATCTCGATGCTGAGGTACGCGCAGCTCTGCGATTAGGCGCTTACCAGTTGCTGTACACCAGAGTCGGGCAGCATGCCGCGGTTGATACTTCTGTGCGCTTGGTTATCGGCGCTGGGAAACAGGGCGCGAAAGGTTTTGTTAATGCGGTGCTGCGAACGATGAGTCGGCAACCCTCGAAGCACTGGATAGACACCTGCAAGCCCAATGAGCCACTGGAGCGCATCGCGTTCGAGCACGCGCATCCTGTTTGGATTGCTCGTTCTTTTGCAACGGCGTTAGGGGTTGAAGCAGATGATCCGGAGCTGGCCGAGGCCCTCGAAGCTGACTCGGAGCGTCCCATCGTGCATCTTGTCGCACGGCCCGGCGAGATCTCCGCGGAGGAGTTGGCACTCATCACTGGTGGCGACATTGGCAAGTACTCCCCGTATGCCGTGTATTTGCCTGAGGGGAACCCAGGTGAGCTGCAGCCGGTACGTGATGGTTTCGCAGCGGTACAAGACGAAGGCTCTCAGTTGATAGCACGGGCACTTGTCCAAGCGACCGTCGCTGACGACCAGGGACGCTGGTTGGACCTCTGCGCAGGCCCGGGTGGCAAGGCTGCATTCATCGGTTCCTTGGCGGCAATTGATGGTGCACGCGTTGATGCAGTCGAGGTTGCGCCTCACCGTGCGGAGCTTGTGCAGAAGGCGACGAAAGGTTTGCCGGTCAGTGTTCGCACAGGGGACGCGACAACCATTGAGCTCGAGTCTGGATACGACCGAGTGCTTGTCGACGCCCCCTGTTCCGGCCTCGGATCGTTGAGGCGTCGGCCTGAAGCACGCTGGACGAAGCACGAGTCAGATATCGCTTCGCTCACCCAGCTACAGCTCAAGCTGCTCAACACAGCCATTACTGCGACAAAACCTGGTGGCGTAATCGTGTACTCGACATGTTCGCCAGATATTCGGGAGACCAGAGGCATCGTTGACGCTGTGCTGGCCACAGGCGAAGTCGAGGAGTGCGACGCACAGCAACTTGTTGCGCCAATGGAAAACGTCGGTCCACATCGTAGTGTGCAGATGTGGCCACACCGCCACGGAACTGACGCAATGTTCTTCGCAGTTCTTCGCAAGAAAACACTAGGGTAG
- the rpe gene encoding ribulose-phosphate 3-epimerase, translating into MIYIAPSILAANYAALGEDVEKVPNADMLHVDIMDGHFVPNLSFGPDVTKAVNGVTDQFLDMHLMIEEPEQWFETYANAGGDRMIFHVEATNDHVAAAKQCRELGVQAGFAIKPGTPIEPYLDDLEHFEEVLVMSVEPGFGGQKFMPEVLSKVFTLRDHIRAAGLSTVIGIDGGIANSTIAQAAEAGVDAFVAGSAVFGADNPAEAVDTLRRMAKEAAGVA; encoded by the coding sequence ATGATTTATATTGCGCCGTCCATCCTCGCCGCGAACTATGCAGCTCTCGGCGAAGATGTTGAGAAAGTTCCGAACGCCGACATGCTCCACGTAGACATCATGGACGGTCATTTTGTGCCGAACCTTTCTTTTGGTCCGGATGTGACCAAAGCAGTCAACGGGGTGACCGACCAGTTTCTCGACATGCACCTCATGATCGAGGAACCTGAGCAGTGGTTCGAGACCTATGCCAACGCTGGTGGTGATCGAATGATTTTCCACGTCGAGGCAACGAATGACCACGTCGCTGCTGCGAAGCAGTGCCGTGAATTAGGCGTGCAGGCGGGATTTGCTATTAAACCGGGCACACCAATCGAGCCATACCTCGACGATCTTGAGCATTTCGAGGAAGTGCTCGTGATGAGTGTGGAGCCCGGTTTTGGCGGACAGAAGTTCATGCCGGAAGTGCTCTCGAAGGTGTTTACCCTGCGTGACCACATTCGCGCTGCTGGCTTGTCCACGGTAATTGGGATCGATGGTGGCATCGCCAACTCCACAATTGCTCAGGCGGCCGAGGCCGGTGTGGACGCCTTCGTGGCTGGATCCGCAGTATTCGGCGCAGATAATCCCGCTGAAGCAGTAGATACGCTGCGTCGGATGGCAAAGGAAGCGGCTGGCGTCGCGTGA